A single region of the Bacteroides luhongzhouii genome encodes:
- the fucP gene encoding L-fucose:H+ symporter permease, protein MKHPKQSILSKDGISYLIPFVLITSCFALWGFANDITNPMVKAFSKIFRMSATDGALVQVAFYGGYFAMAFPAAIFIRKYSYKAGVLLGLGMYAFGAFLFFPAKMMGEYYPFLIAYFILTCGLSFLETSCNPYILSMGTEETATRRLNLAQSFNPMGSLLGMYVAMQFIQAKLHPMCTEDRALLSDNEFQAIKESDLSVLIAPYLIIGLIIVAMLLLIRFVKMPKNGDQNHRIDFFPTLKRIFTQMRYREGVIAQFFYVGAQIMCWTFIIQYGTRLFMSQGMDEKSAEVLSQQYNIVAMVIFCISRFICTFILRYLNAGKLLMILAIFGGIFTLGTIFLQNIYGMYCLVAVSACMSLMFPTIYGIALKGMGDDAKFGAAGLIMAILGGSVLPPLQASIIDMEKIAWLPAVNVSFILPFICFLVITGYGYRTVKRNW, encoded by the coding sequence ATGAAACACCCCAAACAGTCCATCCTCTCGAAAGATGGCATCAGTTATCTTATACCTTTTGTTCTCATTACCTCATGTTTTGCATTATGGGGATTTGCCAATGATATTACCAACCCGATGGTAAAGGCATTCTCCAAGATTTTCCGAATGAGTGCCACCGACGGGGCATTGGTACAGGTTGCCTTCTACGGAGGGTACTTTGCAATGGCTTTCCCGGCTGCCATATTCATCCGTAAATACTCCTACAAAGCTGGTGTTTTGTTAGGACTGGGAATGTATGCTTTCGGAGCATTTTTATTCTTTCCCGCTAAAATGATGGGAGAATATTATCCGTTTTTGATTGCCTATTTCATCCTGACCTGCGGATTGTCCTTCCTCGAGACAAGTTGTAACCCGTATATTCTTTCTATGGGAACAGAAGAAACAGCTACCCGGCGTTTAAACCTTGCACAGTCTTTCAATCCGATGGGATCACTTCTCGGAATGTATGTAGCCATGCAATTTATCCAAGCGAAGTTACATCCGATGTGTACTGAAGACCGCGCATTGCTTAGCGACAACGAATTTCAAGCGATCAAAGAAAGCGATCTTAGCGTCCTGATTGCTCCTTATCTCATTATCGGACTTATCATTGTAGCTATGTTACTCCTGATACGATTCGTAAAAATGCCGAAAAATGGAGATCAGAATCATAGAATAGACTTCTTCCCCACACTGAAACGTATCTTTACCCAAATGCGTTATCGTGAAGGGGTAATTGCACAATTCTTCTACGTAGGTGCGCAAATTATGTGCTGGACTTTCATCATTCAATATGGAACACGCCTGTTCATGTCACAAGGCATGGACGAGAAAAGTGCGGAAGTATTATCACAGCAATATAATATCGTAGCAATGGTGATATTTTGTATCAGCCGTTTCATTTGTACATTCATTCTGCGCTATCTCAACGCAGGTAAATTACTAATGATTCTCGCTATCTTCGGAGGTATTTTCACATTAGGTACCATTTTCTTGCAAAACATTTATGGAATGTATTGCTTAGTAGCTGTATCAGCCTGTATGTCATTGATGTTTCCCACCATTTATGGTATTGCACTGAAAGGTATGGGAGATGATGCTAAGTTTGGAGCTGCGGGATTGATTATGGCCATTCTCGGAGGATCAGTTCTTCCCCCATTACAGGCAAGTATCATCGATATGGAAAAGATAGCCTGGTTACCGGCTGTCAATGTTTCATTCATTCTACCCTTCATCTGCTTCCTTGTAATCACCGGTTATGGTTACCGTACAGTGAAAAGAAACTGGTAG
- a CDS encoding RNA polymerase sigma-70 factor, with the protein MPTKQDNILLAKQFGIIFAEYYSVVKYFAFMLLKSEEDAEDIAQDVFTKLWTQPEIWTKVPNLKPYVYTLAKSTTLNFIKHKKIELAYQEKVIEKSLVEELSQTEDPLNDIYYKEIQLIIKLTLSRLPEQRRKIFEMSRFENMSNNEIAEKLNISVRTVEHHIYLTLLEMKKISFLLFFALFLK; encoded by the coding sequence ATGCCCACAAAACAAGACAACATATTACTAGCAAAACAATTCGGAATAATATTCGCTGAGTATTATTCAGTAGTAAAATATTTCGCCTTTATGTTGCTTAAATCCGAAGAAGATGCAGAAGATATTGCCCAAGATGTTTTCACAAAATTATGGACTCAACCCGAGATATGGACAAAAGTTCCCAATTTGAAACCTTATGTCTATACTCTTGCCAAAAGCACTACTCTCAATTTTATCAAACATAAAAAAATAGAATTAGCTTATCAGGAAAAAGTAATAGAGAAAAGCCTAGTAGAAGAACTTTCCCAAACAGAAGATCCTCTTAATGACATATACTACAAAGAAATTCAACTAATCATCAAACTAACCCTCAGTCGTCTTCCCGAACAACGCAGAAAGATTTTTGAGATGAGTAGATTCGAAAATATGAGCAATAATGAAATTGCCGAGAAACTAAACATTTCAGTCCGGACAGTAGAACACCATATCTATTTAACCCTGCTTGAAATGAAAAAAATATCTTTTTTGCTTTTTTTTGCACTTTTCCTTAAGTAG
- a CDS encoding FecR family protein has translation MKNYFQKILALFTGNDYPEVTRQEFYQWLVDEEHVSEKDEALQYLWEEGYKQGKAPNIYQSYEQLRKNAGIPSVREERRIRPIHIWQAAAAVLFIVAASSVYLSTIGKEAEPNLLQQYIPTAEVQTLTLSDGTKVQLNSQSTLLYPQEFTGKNRSVFLIGEANFKVKPDKKHPFIVKSNDFQVTALGTEFNVAAYPENPIIAATLISGSVLVEYNDLNSQMILKPNEQLAYHKHTRQYHLSTPDMNDVTAWQRGELVFREMSVKEIITILERKYPYTFEYRLKNLKEDKYSFRFKDKATLSEVMDVIVNVVGQMDYKIKEGHCYLIPK, from the coding sequence ATGAAGAACTATTTTCAAAAAATACTAGCTTTATTTACCGGGAATGACTATCCGGAAGTTACCCGACAGGAGTTCTACCAATGGTTGGTAGATGAAGAACATGTTTCCGAGAAAGACGAAGCATTGCAATATCTGTGGGAAGAAGGATACAAGCAAGGGAAAGCTCCCAATATATATCAATCATATGAACAATTAAGAAAGAATGCGGGTATTCCTTCCGTACGGGAAGAACGGAGAATCCGTCCGATCCATATCTGGCAGGCAGCCGCTGCCGTACTCTTTATAGTAGCTGCTTCTTCCGTCTATCTTTCTACCATAGGAAAAGAGGCGGAGCCTAATTTATTGCAGCAATACATCCCGACAGCGGAAGTACAGACTCTCACCTTGTCCGACGGAACCAAAGTACAACTGAACTCACAAAGCACCCTTTTATATCCGCAGGAATTCACAGGCAAAAACCGCAGCGTATTTCTGATCGGTGAAGCCAATTTCAAAGTGAAACCGGACAAGAAGCATCCGTTTATCGTCAAGTCGAACGATTTTCAGGTAACAGCACTCGGAACGGAATTTAACGTAGCTGCATACCCCGAGAATCCGATCATAGCGGCAACCTTGATTTCAGGAAGTGTGCTCGTTGAATATAATGATTTGAATTCTCAAATGATTCTGAAACCAAACGAGCAATTGGCCTATCATAAACACACCCGACAATACCATCTGAGCACTCCCGATATGAATGACGTCACAGCCTGGCAACGTGGAGAATTGGTATTCAGGGAGATGAGTGTAAAAGAGATTATAACTATATTAGAACGTAAATATCCATATACTTTTGAGTATCGCCTGAAGAATCTGAAAGAAGATAAATACAGTTTCCGCTTTAAAGATAAAGCAACATTATCAGAAGTGATGGATGTGATAGTTAATGTAGTAGGTCAAATGGATTATAAAATAAAAGAAGGTCACTGTTACCTGATTCCCAAATAA